CATTCTGTTCAAGGGGGAGTGACTTACACTTAAGGGAGGgattttttagaaagtaagtGTGAGTATTGTGTCCCACATCGGAAGATTAAGCAAAATGCTTCTAGTTTATAACTTAAATGGGCTACTCCTCCTATTGCCAATTGGTTTTGGGATGGAACCACACTTGGGTTATGTTAGTGGGCTTCTGTTTCCTCCTTGATTCCCCCATCTGTTATAACATTACTCATTGATGGTATATCTCTGAGGGCCACTGTGGACTTAGATGTCTTAGTCATGGTGCGAAATAAATTACTCGTGAGATGAACGATGCACAAGTtaagccaaaaaaaaaacatcataggggccattaaaaataaatatccaAATGAACATTCCAACATGAGACGGCATTTACAACTTCAAAGATAAGATACAACGAAAAGGTTCAGAAGGAAGAAATGTCGCTAAGCAGTTGTTGCATCTAGCAAGAGAGCATGACTACGCATGACTACATAAATTGGATCTCAATGAAGGACCGTCATTATCGCACATTCATAGCTCACCCAACAATGGTGTACGTGTTACACACATATCCACTGGTTATTGGCTTGGATTCGACATACAACATTAACAGATATGAGTTTCCTATCTTGGAGATTGTTGGTATGACACagacaaattaaaattttatgattTCCTACGCATTTATGAAAGATGAGACAACACAAAGCTATCGTTGGGTGTTAGAGAAATTGAAGTCGTTCCTCGTGAAGGCGATCATTCCCTCGACAATCGTAACAGATAAAGAGGGTGGTCTTTTGAAATCGGTAGCCGAGGTATTTCCTAATTCTAAACATTTGCTATGTAGTTGGCATATCAACAATGACGTGGAGGCTCATGTTTCATATTTGTGCAACAAGAACAGATATTGGTGCAACGTTCAAGAACAGGTGTTTGAAAAAAAGCATAGAGCCACATCTGAGGCAGAATACAATCATGGAAGATCGTTATGCAAGATGGTCGACCGTTATTGATTATTTGCACAAAACAGGGCTTATTAGGAGAAGTTTGTTCTAGCTTGGACGAACGGTGTCCTACTGTCCTACACTTCAGCAACACAAAGATTTGAAAGGCCGAGAGTCAACATTCTGTCGTGAAGAGATGGCTTGGCAGTTCACAAGGGTCATTAGAAAAGTGCATGCTTCAATCGAGAATCAAGTAAGAAAGATTAAAAATGATTTAGAGGGTTTGAGACGTTATTGGTTGTGTGTCCCGTCATACTTGGAGCTTATTTTAAGTACTCGGCAGTTAAATACCGAAGTTTTTTAGTACGGTTGTGCTAAACTAACAACTCATGGAGtccgccctgggcagattctTCGTCATTTAGCTATGTAATACGAAGTAGTACTTTCAATATCATCAAGCTCATGTAATGTTTTCTTCTGAGACATGCTGTATACGAAGTAGAACTTAGgatgaaaagaaaatgaaaccgACCCAATTGGAAAGATCCTACTCTAACAATCTAATTGAAAGAATGTAATTCCTTGTATACCCAATCATCCATTTTAAGATATTCAATTGTGCCTAAAATTACATGACCCATTGTAACCGTAATTAACCAAACCCGGTGATCATACGACTTATAGGGGGCGTTTGGCATGTGGGAATGGGAATTTGGAAAACAGAGAGAAATTTGGAAGGGAATTAGGCtatgtttggtttggtgtaaaacgttgtctttgcaaaatgattttccatggaattCATCATCTTTTCAAGACTCTTTCCAAGGGAATTCATCATCTTGTCAAGAGTTGCCTAAGTCTAAAACTGGTAGACCGGGATCAGAGGACAGACCGGCTAATGCACCTCAAGCATTTAAGCCTAGCAAGAAAAAACGCATAACAAACACAACCTCCCAATAACAATTTtaacatgaaaaaacaaacaatgaaTCTAAACATTAAGTTAACCAACTTGATTGACATGTATCTGTGTACAATGATACAAATTACGACTCAAAGTTAGAGAACAGGTCGCACGCTCGCaccaaaaaaagaacaaaaaaactaGCTTGTCAAGGTCTCTTTCTTTAATAAAAGTAAACACCCGCTTAATAGTAGTAGTGATATAATGTCAAAATTACAAGTGAATTCACTAAACAGCCTGATTAAACTAGCAAAACAGCATTTATACAGCCATCATTCTCAGGGTCATTTGTCACTTGAGCATACTTCCCTGAAACCACCGTAAAACACGAGTAAGGTACAAGTCAATATGAATTTAGATAGATTTCAACAATTATTGCTATCCAAATTGATCACTTACCCCATACTACTTTCCCAGCTGGTGTGACCAGACCTAGTTCACTCACGTTGACCTAGAGCAATTACGAAGCAAACAATTAGTAAAGTATTAGCAGTATGAAAGTATAAAACACGTAGGGTGTGAAGAATAGTTATAGAAAATAAGTGTACCTCAATTATAGTTCCTTTGGTCATAACACCGAGGGAGCTATACATTGGACCGTTGGGGTTCTTCTTTACTCCAATGATCTCGAGATTAAAAGAACATTTAAGTTCAGGATGAGTGACATTGGCCTTGGTAAAACGTAACCCTGACGGACGAATGAAACGTTCGTACTTTGGCGGTTTTCTAGTGAATCCGGCACCAACAAATGTAGCTTTCGTTATCATTCTTTTCCATTGCTTGGctgcaaaagaaaaaaactgTTACGCTTGGCTACCAATAAAACTGCTAGAATTTAACATAGCAACATGCTGTTACTGAAACATTAAAAGTTTCTTCATACACAAAGCAAATCTACAAAGATGTCCAAGAGATAAAAGGAGGGACAGGTTCACACAGAATAATAGCCAACCAAACTAGACAAAACAAAATTGCATCCATACCACCATCATGTTCTTCCAACATAAAGAAGAGCCAGAAACTCACGACAAAATGAAATCCAATAAATACAAACaagcatttcatgaaatacttacTCTTCCTTTTTCCCGTTCTTATAACTTTAAACATTTCATCTTCAGCAACTGGTCTAACCTGAAGAACAGAAGTTTTGTATCGAAGTTAGAGTTAGAACCTTTGAAAAATACAATATATTCCTTCAAGGAAAACCATAAACTTCTGCATTTGCAAGGGTCCTCCAAGTAGAAAAAAGTCTCAGTAGTAGAGTACGGATGCTAATTAGATAAAAACAACAAAACGAAGTAAAACTTTACCTTGGGTAATGGGACCTCCCATTTTCCAGCTCTATCTTTTCTCTTTTGCTTGATTGTGTTACTCAGGATCTATTCAATAAAAAATATGAAGCTCAGCAACTAAAAGTTAAACTAAGAAATTCCAATATGTTGGtatcaaaaaggaaaaatataagcCAAATAATAATCTATGAACATCTTTAAGACCTCTTTCTTAAACCAATAACTGCTGACACCTTCATTAAGGGATGTAATCTTTAAAAGCATCAATCACGAGGACAGGCTGTATTCTCAAAGACCACACAAAAGGTACAACCAGACTAATGTGTTGCAATGATTGACTGAGCcctattccagcgcccagcactcCAAATATACAAAATCAATGTCAAGAATATTGATTTTGGTGTCCTTTAACTAGGGATGGACTAGGGGTTTGGCTCCCAACTCTAATACATAGCTAAAGCCTTACAAACAGAATTCTAGGGAACGCTCAGAAGATTCCGGGCATAAGACAATTGAGGAAGATACTATGAAACAAAATTCAGCAAGCAACAGTGGCCAAAGTTTAAACTCTGTTCATAGATCTTCAAGACTCGTGGAAACAGAACTAGTATGAAGATCTTCACAGCAGAAGCACAAGAACACTATTTCATTAATACATTTTATGATGGCTTCTAGCAAAGGTTGTTCCCCAATATAAGAGAATCTCACAGTTCTACAAATTTTCAAATGAACTGGGTGCAAAACAAAAGAAGAGGTCTTACAAATTGTCTTCTAGCCCATGTTGTGGTGAAAACAAGTCCAGCAATAAAAGCAAAATTCAGTTTTGTGACCAAAGAATGGGGATAAAAATATCAGCAGAGTTTCCAGATGATACATATAGTTATGGCCAGCGACTGCTCAATTATGAACATCTATGTACTTAAATCATACAAAATTTTGCACAGTAAGATACAAAGATTTACAAATATACATTGTCAGCATATCAATCGAAAAGATGTCACAAAATGTAATGAACAACTAGCTGAGCAAAAATGTGCCGTCTCAAAATGAAACTAGCATAAAGCACCAACCTTAGCCCTTGCTGTTACGTCACGATCAAGCAAATATGCAGGAACTGCTCCATCATGAACCTCATCATCCACCTTGCGCCTACTTGGTGTTTCGTCATGCATCTTAAGTCTGTGGATTTGCATTTAAGTTAGAAAGTCACACAGATAAAATAGTTGCAAAATACCTCACCATGGAAAAATGGTTTAGGAGAGGGGGATGGACATTCCAAAATTTGAGAAACAGATACCCAGTACCGTTTTCCATTATCTGAGTCAATGCTACAAACGAATACTTTAAGGAGTTGTTGACTTTCACatttttcataaaaaagaaTTACACCGCAAAGCTCTCAAACCTCCATAGAATAGACAATCCCAGTTTATTCCCCTAAATTTGATCCTTTCATACCAAAACAAGCAAGAAGCGTACAACCTCCTGGGTTTAAGATTAAAAAACCTTTTTACCATTTTTTAACACTCCTATGAAATTGAAATGACATTGCCATTACAAGGCCTTACAGGTAAACAACCCCAAATCACCAATTCTTTCTAGACAAACATCTGTAGCTTGTATATCTACGTAAAGCCAGCAGAATTTCGACTCAAAGCACCAACCTTAGGCCCTACACTTGATCGAGGAGGTCCAAGTGGTTAAATGCTATTACCATAAAAAGTATGCAATGGCTATGCCTTCCATCTTATCATTACAAATCAGAAAATCTGCACCTCAAAGAGCTTATTATACTCACTAGTTACATTAGTGCCATTCTTACAGATCTTACTTAATCATTTTTTACATAACCAAACGACAATGATGATATAATTCCATCTCAATCTCCATATCAATACGACAATACCAATTGCAAATTAGAACCTTTTCCCATGTTTCTTCAATTTCTTCTACATTCTCAACCCCAAAACAATAACTACGACATCACCAATATTACAGTGACCAAGAACGATATAACCCAACTTACCCCAACATACGCCTAAAACCACCACATACAATCCATGAATAAAATGTTTGGCTTTTCTTCAAATCCCCAATCCACTCTCACTCGTCCTACCAACAAGCTCTCAGTTGATTTCCTCGAAACcactaaatataacaaaagcTCCTTTCAGAAAGGCATATAACCTATTCTGTCTCCAACCCCTTCATATAATCACTAAAAATCCCAACTCTACTACCCTACCAATCCTAAATTATCTACTATCTCTGTATAACCAGAAGACGACCCGAGCTTATAAAACACAACAAGGTAACATCTAGCAAAACACTAAAAATTAGAGCAATCAGAAAGTAAAACTTACGTTTTCTTCATTTGAGCTTTCTCCGCATATCTCTTCTTAGCAAGCATCTTACCCTTAATACCCAAAGTCTGCAAATTTCCATAGCAAACAAGATTACCAAATCAAAACAATTGGAATAATAAATCaatcaaaaataaacaaaacgtAGACGAAATATGATACTAACATTTTGGGCTTTTTTAGAGCGTTCATGGACTTCACGCGCCGCCTTCTTGCGCTTACGCTCAAAGTAATCAAGACGGTATCCATTCCTCTTCCTGTGAAGCTCAATGTAATCTCCTTGAGGCTGTCAAGAAAATATAAATCAAATCATATTCCCATAAAAATCGATGAAAATTTGATATTCCGCCATTAAGAGGATGAAATTGGAGCTTCAACATAGCAGTGAACATCATCAAATTGATGGAAGAGGGAAAGAAAGACGAACCATGGTGACGAATTTGAAGGTAAAACCCTAGAATACGGTTTGATTAATTGGGGAAAAGGGTTTTGGTGGCTGCAGACAGCCGGAGTGACGAGTGAGAAAGAGAGACGTTACTGGGGTTTTAGATCTTTTAGAGGGTGAGAAATTTATGTGGGTTCGGGCGGGTCGGAACCGACTTAGCCCATTACTGTTATGGGCTTCTGTACTGTTTTTAAACTTTTGCTTGTTTAGTCGTATTTGGGTAAGTGGGCAAAATGGGTGATGCCAGCCTCATGGAGTAATGGGTACCCTATTCAATTTGGACTTAGGAGATGTTTGGTATGGCTTTTTTCTGGACCGGAAACGGATTCAAGTAACCATTACCGTTACTGAATGTTTGGTCAGAGTTATGGAGTAACGATTACCGTTATTTAGGGGTAACCTATTCCTCCCCTTTGTTACTGGTCCAACCCTAGAGGTAACAGTTTCCATTCCTTTCTCTTAACAACACAGCCGCTCAActcctctctctcttctctccttCCCTTCTCCTTCCCCTCTCCATCTCTTACTATTTTGGTTTGAATATCTGACGTCTCTTCAGTGGTGTTCTTCTTCGTCTTCTTAGGCAATGATTGCAGCCTCCTTCTGTATCTTTGGTCCGATTTCTCGTCATCTCTTTGGTTCGAATTTCCTCCGTCATCTTTTTGCTAACTCCTTCTCCTCGTCGTCGTCGAATTTTATTTTGTCTATGTCACACTCATTCAATCACTCTTTTCCGACCATTGTTTTCTTGAAATTGGAACAATGAATTTTAATTGAGCATGTAATCAATTAAatttatatgttaatttttttagaatttaattgtttatgagtTGTTGGGAAATTGAAATTATTGATTACAAATTGGTAATCCAAAAATTGGCAGGCTTTTGATTGGTGATTATTTGGGAAAATGCATTTTTATGTAAACTACTGATTCCAATTGGAAAAATGAAATTACTGATAATTAAAAATTAGTAGTTTGATTAGTGTTCTGTTCTAAGTTGGGTGTTTTTATTCGTTAGTGTCAAATTCCGCTGTTGATGTTTGGCAGGCTGATTAAAAATTGGCAGGTTGATGCTTGCTTCCTGTACTTCTGCTGTTTGTCTACAAGTGAGAGAAACATAAATAAGTGATTCCTTTCCTAGAATATACCAAACAACCAATAACAGTAATAGTTAACATTACCTGTTCCCCTGCTTATTCGTTTCCATTCCACTCCCTTTCCAACATTCATACCAAACACCCCCTTAGTAGAAAATAGCCCAAACATGGTAACGTTTTCTTCATTCGAAAAGCCCAAACATGGTAGCTTAGTTGGtattccctccgtatttatttaagagatacacttggccggacacgggtattaagaaaaaaaaatggaatgaaataaagtaataaaataagtgGGGTTGAAAAACAAgtagggaccatgtcattttagggagtgggggtgggggtggggggtgAGGTGTAGATAtagtatttaattagatggtggggttgataagttactaaaaatggcaagtgtatctcttaaataaatacggccggaaaaggcaagtgtattccttaaataaatacagatggagtaaagtcttgaggGGTAGTACGCAAGACCTGTGTTCAAATCCCGTCTACATATCCACCACTCTAACAATACAACTGATAActctaaaacaattaaaaacataaaaaagttgTTCCTGTGAATGTATAGAACTCTAATGCCCAAGTTTATGTATTTGACTAACAATTTATATGACAACAAAATTTTTTCTTAGTTTTTATTCATTTGCTAATCAAATCATATATTTTTAAGAAAATTTATTTAGATCAAACATAAAACCATAAAATTACAGAGAAAATAATAGGAAAAAATAATGTTGCGCTTTCTTTTAGCTAATCAAATGAGTTTTTCTTTCctttaaaatgtatttctaCTTTTTAACTCAATATACAAGTGTAACTTTAAAGAATTCTTATAAAGTATAAGTAAAGTAgtacaaaaaaaaagttttacacaaataaagaaggaaaagaaaactACACAAAATTAGTTTACCGATTTTTTATTAACTAATTTTATTCTTAAACTGCATATAAAATGAAATCCATATTATTCAAAAACATTCATATAGAAATTTATAAGTA
This Spinacia oleracea cultivar Varoflay chromosome 6, BTI_SOV_V1, whole genome shotgun sequence DNA region includes the following protein-coding sequences:
- the LOC110794767 gene encoding uncharacterized protein, giving the protein MPQGDYIELHRKRNGYRLDYFERKRKKAAREVHERSKKAQNTLGIKGKMLAKKRYAEKAQMKKTLKMHDETPSRRKVDDEVHDGAVPAYLLDRDVTARAKILSNTIKQKRKDRAGKWEVPLPKVRPVAEDEMFKVIRTGKRKTKQWKRMITKATFVGAGFTRKPPKYERFIRPSGLRFTKANVTHPELKCSFNLEIIGVKKNPNGPMYSSLGVMTKGTIIEVNVSELGLVTPAGKVVWGKYAQVTNDPENDGCINAVLLV